The SAR324 cluster bacterium genome has a window encoding:
- a CDS encoding GAF domain-containing protein, whose translation MIKISKLMMLLISMLFVGCQQQYSGKIPPRAINGVLDLSGWNFEKDGPVNLDGEWEFYWKKLLEEQNFEAEELPRKTGLITIPSVWNNGAMDGIKLGPDGYATFKLEIKNLAGDGVMALKIPEMGNAYQLWINQKKLASNGVVGTSKEAMIPLWLPQVVAFNVHATSHQLILHVSNYVHRHGGIKKSLILGENQQIQNIRERRVSLELFLFGSLLIMGLYHLGLDALRRKDPSALYFGFFCLLVAVRILTSGERLLVFYFEPPWELTMKLDSLGFYLAVPIFNLFIYSLFPGEFWKPFVKISLVLGGLFSLVVLLTPANIYTTYTLVPYQVIALIHMGYGFYVLGQAVFRKREGSLLFLLGCLILFFAMINDILYGRMMLHTGDWMPVAQFLFIFCQSLVLFKRFSKAFTVSEELSEKLEQKVAERTDELHQSLQITQRKEQEITHINQVVQVINSTLELDKVMESIMDALHEIFQFSAISIQLVNEAENRLDIYSVYGEGVSEDDIKKWRGLHISLTEDSISNYVLKSMEPSYFPDVTPELPMTAVDRKIYEVKPFSSYLAHPLVVHNKAIGVLCFFSMTKHFDLEDEDILKIQRYVTQIATSINNARLYEDLKTSQMQILVSNKKLEELDNAREQFLKKMNILDEKYFPSIKEKLNNLLTGAESNSKELVRQAVRDMHSIDEALLPFRSLFITEQAIQSKQVLLAETNKKQQIIAQMALGGTGVELDIVSDMEQGLRCLDEKKYDIICSNSELVELTRHAVEKFPDIKSVFMTSEDATNYLPLLKKYPFLSNIVSQNEEDRTFTLKNISTTISKLITNDLFGLEKYLNWGVDVHQKSIGNSEVRTELVDEMEQYFTKLGVRRPILKKCSMVVEELLMNAIYDAPVDAEGKSLYNHLPRTEKLELKPEEQATFRYACDGLLLAVSVEDPFGAFHRETILKYLASCYEGREGTLQQNKGGAGRGLFQIIETSDLVVFNVKPKVRTEVVVIFNIDPNKPKSAKTTSFHYFYG comes from the coding sequence ATGATTAAAATCTCAAAATTAATGATGCTGTTGATTTCTATGCTCTTTGTGGGTTGTCAACAACAATATTCAGGAAAAATCCCACCCAGAGCCATCAATGGCGTGCTGGATTTATCCGGTTGGAATTTTGAGAAAGACGGACCTGTTAATCTGGATGGCGAATGGGAATTTTATTGGAAGAAATTGCTGGAAGAACAAAATTTTGAGGCTGAAGAGTTACCCCGGAAAACAGGTTTGATAACGATTCCTTCGGTTTGGAACAATGGTGCGATGGATGGAATAAAGCTGGGTCCAGATGGATATGCCACGTTCAAACTGGAAATCAAAAATCTGGCTGGTGATGGCGTAATGGCTTTAAAAATTCCGGAAATGGGAAATGCCTATCAGCTCTGGATCAATCAGAAAAAACTGGCCTCAAACGGAGTGGTTGGCACCAGTAAAGAAGCGATGATTCCATTATGGTTACCTCAGGTCGTAGCCTTCAATGTTCATGCAACATCTCATCAGTTGATTCTTCATGTTTCCAACTATGTTCATCGACATGGCGGCATTAAAAAGAGTTTGATCCTTGGAGAAAACCAGCAGATTCAAAACATCCGGGAGAGAAGGGTGTCATTGGAACTGTTCCTGTTTGGAAGCCTGTTAATCATGGGCCTGTATCATCTGGGGCTGGATGCCCTCAGAAGAAAAGATCCTTCTGCGTTATATTTTGGATTCTTCTGTCTCCTGGTGGCCGTCCGTATTCTGACATCTGGAGAGCGACTTCTTGTGTTCTATTTTGAGCCACCATGGGAACTCACCATGAAGCTGGACTCTCTCGGGTTTTATTTGGCTGTGCCCATATTCAATTTATTCATCTACTCGCTCTTTCCCGGAGAATTCTGGAAGCCGTTTGTTAAAATCTCACTGGTTTTGGGGGGATTGTTCAGTTTGGTCGTTCTGTTGACTCCAGCGAATATATACACCACCTATACCCTTGTTCCCTATCAGGTCATTGCTTTAATCCATATGGGGTATGGATTCTATGTGTTGGGGCAGGCTGTTTTCAGAAAAAGGGAGGGATCGCTATTGTTTCTCCTGGGATGCCTCATTCTGTTTTTCGCCATGATCAATGATATTTTATATGGGCGAATGATGCTCCACACCGGCGATTGGATGCCCGTTGCCCAGTTTCTCTTTATCTTCTGTCAATCCCTTGTGCTCTTCAAACGGTTCTCCAAAGCGTTTACCGTTTCAGAAGAATTATCAGAAAAACTGGAACAAAAAGTGGCCGAACGTACCGATGAACTCCATCAGTCACTTCAGATCACTCAGCGAAAAGAACAGGAAATCACTCATATCAATCAGGTCGTTCAGGTGATAAATTCCACACTGGAACTGGATAAAGTCATGGAATCCATCATGGACGCCTTACATGAGATTTTTCAATTCAGTGCTATTAGTATCCAATTGGTGAATGAGGCGGAAAACCGTTTGGATATTTACAGCGTTTATGGGGAAGGTGTGAGCGAAGATGATATCAAAAAATGGAGAGGACTACACATTTCTTTAACAGAAGATAGCATTTCCAATTATGTGTTAAAGTCAATGGAACCGTCTTATTTTCCTGACGTGACACCTGAATTGCCCATGACTGCGGTTGACAGGAAAATCTACGAAGTAAAGCCTTTCAGTTCATATTTAGCTCATCCTCTGGTCGTGCACAATAAAGCCATCGGAGTTCTGTGTTTCTTCAGTATGACGAAACATTTCGATTTAGAAGACGAGGACATCCTCAAAATCCAGCGTTATGTCACTCAGATTGCAACATCGATCAATAACGCCCGACTGTACGAAGATTTGAAAACCTCCCAGATGCAAATCCTGGTGAGCAACAAAAAGCTGGAAGAACTGGATAATGCCAGAGAACAATTTTTGAAGAAAATGAATATTCTGGATGAGAAATATTTTCCCTCCATCAAAGAAAAATTGAACAATCTGTTGACTGGTGCAGAATCCAACAGCAAGGAACTTGTGCGTCAGGCTGTCCGGGATATGCATTCCATTGATGAAGCCTTATTACCCTTCAGGTCATTGTTCATCACCGAACAGGCGATCCAGAGCAAGCAGGTTTTATTGGCAGAAACCAACAAAAAACAGCAGATCATTGCCCAAATGGCTTTGGGCGGCACAGGGGTGGAACTGGATATTGTTTCCGACATGGAGCAGGGACTACGTTGTCTTGATGAAAAGAAGTATGACATTATTTGCAGTAATTCGGAGTTGGTTGAACTCACCCGTCATGCGGTTGAAAAATTTCCTGATATTAAATCAGTGTTCATGACCTCTGAAGATGCCACAAACTACCTGCCTCTATTAAAAAAATATCCCTTTTTATCCAATATTGTTTCACAGAACGAAGAAGATCGAACCTTTACCCTCAAAAACATTTCAACCACGATCAGTAAATTGATCACGAACGATCTGTTTGGACTGGAAAAATACTTGAATTGGGGGGTTGATGTTCATCAAAAGTCCATTGGCAACAGTGAGGTTCGAACTGAGTTGGTTGATGAAATGGAACAATACTTTACGAAACTGGGCGTGCGTCGCCCCATTCTAAAAAAATGTTCGATGGTTGTTGAAGAATTGTTGATGAACGCGATCTATGACGCACCTGTGGATGCGGAGGGAAAATCCCTGTATAATCATTTGCCACGCACCGAAAAACTGGAATTAAAACCGGAAGAACAGGCAACCTTCCGTTATGCCTGTGATGGACTTTTATTAGCCGTTTCAGTGGAAGACCCTTTTGGCGCCTTTCATCGAGAAACGATTCTTAAATACCTGGCCAGTTGTTACGAGGGCAGAGAGGGCACGCTACAACAAAACAAGGGGGGCGCAGGTCGTGGACTCTTTCAAATCATCGAAACGTCCGACCTGGTTGTGTTTAATGTCAAACCCAAAGTTCGTACTGAAGTGGTTGTTATTTTCAATATTGATCCCAATAAACCCAAAAGTGCCAAAACCACTTCGTTCCATTATTTTTATGGATGA
- a CDS encoding biliverdin-producing heme oxygenase → MVTLMDQLKNETRSSHERIEQFPYFKALAEGNLELDSYIAHLRALAVIHGVLEDEVMKTNDPVLGSVWSEKLSKFHLLTQDLRDLDHEYFPDIPVVVDASVELTRKIRLRRLSDPMSLLGYIYVLEGSTLGGAILKKHIVGTFGFQNDQGLSYFAQYGNEKLKHWNLFKQQMNSLHLQEEEHARILKAANELFEGLMPIFEGLHPITKKISFYNVTSLNPESGNQPIPEDPQEISAALRAGKITWKQFPYYEYRYSTRGEQYTRSDSSWITTLVQYPVERVKQQIRWLGRVLSTRGMPQCLLETHLQNMYNELVKVHPEKKDKYALLLEGATELRKMRQTCFDDKTIEELAEQFEIQAGNEWARRLKHMGVLLVNAVADEKAGITGAVSSIEDWATDPDRFPEIFISAVKNTIKEAKKRAKND, encoded by the coding sequence ATGGTAACATTGATGGATCAGTTAAAAAATGAAACCAGATCTTCCCATGAACGTATTGAACAGTTTCCCTATTTCAAGGCCCTAGCTGAGGGAAATCTGGAACTGGACAGTTATATCGCGCACCTTCGAGCATTGGCAGTGATTCATGGTGTTCTGGAAGATGAGGTCATGAAAACCAATGACCCTGTGCTGGGATCGGTCTGGAGTGAAAAATTGAGTAAATTTCACTTGCTGACCCAGGATCTTCGTGATTTGGATCATGAATATTTTCCAGACATTCCTGTCGTAGTGGATGCTTCTGTGGAATTGACCAGGAAAATCCGGTTACGGCGTCTGAGTGATCCCATGAGTTTATTGGGATACATTTATGTGCTTGAAGGTTCAACCCTTGGCGGAGCAATTTTGAAGAAACACATTGTAGGAACATTCGGATTTCAAAATGATCAGGGCTTGTCTTATTTTGCCCAGTATGGAAATGAAAAACTCAAGCATTGGAATCTATTCAAACAGCAAATGAATTCACTGCATCTTCAGGAAGAGGAACATGCCCGTATTCTGAAAGCGGCCAATGAATTGTTTGAGGGGCTAATGCCCATTTTTGAAGGGTTGCATCCCATCACGAAAAAAATATCGTTTTATAATGTAACCAGTTTGAATCCGGAAAGCGGAAATCAGCCTATTCCTGAAGACCCCCAGGAAATCAGCGCGGCCCTGCGTGCCGGTAAAATCACATGGAAACAGTTTCCCTATTATGAATATCGGTATTCAACCCGGGGAGAGCAATATACCCGGAGCGACAGTTCATGGATCACAACACTGGTGCAATATCCTGTAGAACGCGTCAAACAGCAGATCCGATGGCTTGGAAGAGTTCTATCTACAAGGGGAATGCCACAATGTCTGTTGGAAACGCATTTACAAAATATGTACAATGAGTTGGTCAAGGTGCATCCTGAAAAGAAAGATAAATATGCACTGCTCCTCGAAGGCGCGACAGAATTGCGTAAAATGCGGCAGACTTGTTTTGACGATAAAACCATCGAAGAGCTTGCTGAACAATTTGAAATTCAAGCAGGAAACGAATGGGCCCGACGATTGAAACACATGGGCGTGTTGCTGGTCAATGCTGTTGCGGATGAAAAAGCTGGAATCACTGGCGCGGTTTCCAGTATTGAAGACTGGGCGACTGATCCGGATCGATTTCCTGAAATATTTATCTCCGCAGTCAAAAATACGATTAAGGAAGCAAAGAAGCGCGCAAAAAATGATTAA
- a CDS encoding response regulator, translating into MIPGMKTQLIYQYVDQKAAIFLLSLDHQGEILTANAYARELVGPELMSKYMNLYEVLIDFGQLPTLKELLETGETPRMLNVKTANGLPQTLYLNFHEQVDEIIVLGQLDKDEVESLRMNLLDANNEANNLSRELQKKNVQLTKLNDLKNQFLGMAAHDLRNPIGIIQQYSEFLLDETKNLLEEGHRDLLSRMKTSSRFMLNLLNDLLDISQIESGKLELKFETIDMSELIKRNISINQVLATPKGIKLSFQPPERLPQLEVDPEKIEQVLNNLLSNAIKYSAAQTTVQINVFQSEDRLVVAILNQGKGIPQEEIPKLFQPFQTTSVKSTAGEKSTGLGLHIVQKIISGHQGKIWVESQLGSDSNLGRTTFFFNLPIPEKELEKIRLVDAEKSAFSSQTDSNIASKYPMKILVVDDDPDQLQSMYLMLKQSGYTAKLVHNNHEMLEALNRKYYQLVFQDINIPDIDGITATRHIKQHFSGKKSPKIVAITGGPKTKEECLQAGMDHFLKKPVSQEDIKAVIAQMWEELYSTQAFTETGNEDQRTSDVVSEMSFPHEFLNEHTIHEYKSIDPGFFNELIDTFLEQTPQLLNDLHQFIEHQDTDKFVQSAEHFRGSSSSIGAEPLAQLCTQMIENQTSGDKQSVQDFLHQLETLFDQTRKSLLSLKQQDGV; encoded by the coding sequence ATGATTCCCGGGATGAAGACTCAGCTTATTTATCAATATGTCGATCAGAAAGCCGCGATTTTTTTGCTTTCACTGGATCACCAGGGGGAAATTCTGACCGCAAACGCTTATGCCAGGGAACTGGTCGGGCCGGAGTTAATGTCCAAATACATGAATTTGTATGAAGTGCTGATTGATTTTGGTCAGCTACCGACATTAAAGGAACTTCTGGAAACCGGGGAAACTCCAAGAATGTTGAATGTGAAAACCGCAAACGGTTTGCCTCAAACCCTTTATTTGAATTTCCATGAGCAAGTGGATGAAATCATTGTCCTTGGACAATTGGATAAAGATGAAGTGGAAAGTCTGCGCATGAATCTGTTAGACGCGAACAATGAAGCCAACAATTTGTCGAGAGAACTGCAGAAAAAAAATGTCCAGTTAACCAAGCTCAATGACTTAAAAAATCAGTTTCTGGGAATGGCGGCTCATGATTTGCGAAATCCAATCGGCATCATTCAGCAATACAGCGAGTTTTTACTGGATGAAACAAAAAATTTATTGGAAGAAGGCCACCGGGATTTGTTGTCCAGAATGAAAACTTCCAGCCGTTTTATGCTGAATCTGTTGAATGATCTCCTGGATATTTCCCAGATTGAATCAGGTAAACTGGAATTGAAGTTTGAAACAATCGATATGAGCGAGTTGATCAAACGGAATATTTCGATAAACCAGGTGCTGGCCACCCCAAAAGGAATCAAACTTTCCTTTCAACCTCCTGAAAGACTGCCTCAACTTGAGGTTGATCCGGAAAAAATAGAACAGGTGCTCAATAATCTGTTGTCGAATGCCATCAAGTATTCTGCGGCTCAAACCACCGTTCAAATCAACGTGTTTCAAAGTGAAGATCGTTTAGTAGTCGCCATTCTTAATCAGGGAAAGGGGATTCCTCAAGAGGAGATTCCAAAACTGTTTCAACCCTTTCAAACCACCAGCGTGAAAAGCACCGCCGGTGAAAAAAGTACGGGGTTGGGACTGCATATTGTTCAGAAAATAATATCCGGACATCAAGGGAAAATATGGGTTGAGAGTCAATTGGGTTCTGACAGTAATTTAGGCAGGACTACTTTTTTCTTCAATCTTCCGATTCCGGAAAAAGAATTAGAAAAAATCAGATTGGTTGATGCTGAAAAGAGCGCATTCTCTTCACAAACAGATTCAAACATTGCCAGCAAATATCCCATGAAAATTCTGGTGGTAGACGATGATCCAGATCAACTCCAATCCATGTATTTAATGCTGAAACAATCAGGTTACACTGCTAAGTTGGTTCACAATAATCATGAAATGCTGGAAGCCTTGAACAGAAAATACTATCAGCTTGTATTCCAGGATATCAACATTCCGGATATCGACGGGATAACCGCTACCCGTCATATCAAACAGCACTTCTCCGGGAAAAAATCACCCAAAATTGTGGCCATTACCGGAGGCCCTAAAACCAAAGAAGAATGTCTTCAGGCTGGAATGGATCATTTTCTCAAAAAGCCTGTCAGTCAGGAAGATATTAAAGCGGTCATTGCCCAAATGTGGGAAGAACTCTATTCTACACAGGCATTTACCGAAACCGGAAATGAGGATCAGAGGACTTCTGACGTTGTCTCAGAAATGTCCTTTCCCCATGAATTTCTGAATGAACACACGATCCATGAATATAAATCTATTGATCCTGGATTTTTTAACGAGCTCATTGATACGTTTTTGGAACAGACACCTCAATTACTCAATGATTTGCATCAATTCATTGAACATCAGGATACAGATAAGTTTGTTCAAAGCGCAGAACATTTTCGAGGATCAAGTTCCAGCATAGGTGCAGAGCCGTTGGCTCAGTTGTGCACTCAAATGATCGAAAATCAAACTTCTGGGGACAAACAATCGGTACAAGATTTTCTGCATCAACTGGAAACCCTGTTTGACCAAACCAGAAAAAGTTTGCTATCGTTGAAGCAGCAGGATGGTGTTTAG
- a CDS encoding cobalamin-dependent protein (Presence of a B(12) (cobalamin)-binding domain implies dependence on cobalamin itself, in one of its several forms, or in some unusual lineages, dependence on a cobalamin-like analog.), whose amino-acid sequence MTTTEEQYNNYLSFLLSGNKTECTKIIRELIDQKIAVKDLYLNFFQRSMYQVGSLWEHNKISVAVEHMATAMTESLLNLAYPLIFSAEHCGKSAIISCVTKEYHQIGAKMVADIFELNGWDGYFVGANTPTEELLKMIDEKNPDMLALSMSLYFSLGWMEEMLQAVSATYPKLDIIVGGQGFLWGGLDTLNKYPQVEYVDSIIKLEQLIKKG is encoded by the coding sequence ATGACGACTACAGAAGAACAGTATAACAATTATCTTTCTTTTCTACTTTCAGGCAACAAAACTGAATGCACAAAGATTATCAGGGAACTGATTGATCAGAAAATCGCTGTTAAAGATTTATATCTTAATTTTTTTCAGAGATCCATGTACCAGGTGGGCAGTCTGTGGGAGCATAACAAAATTTCTGTTGCGGTTGAACACATGGCGACCGCCATGACTGAAAGCCTGTTGAATTTGGCATATCCGTTGATATTTTCCGCGGAGCATTGTGGCAAAAGTGCCATCATCAGTTGTGTCACCAAAGAGTATCATCAAATTGGCGCGAAAATGGTCGCGGATATTTTTGAATTGAATGGATGGGATGGATACTTTGTGGGAGCCAATACGCCTACCGAAGAACTCCTGAAAATGATTGATGAAAAGAACCCTGATATGCTGGCGCTCTCCATGAGTCTTTATTTCAGTTTAGGGTGGATGGAGGAAATGCTTCAGGCTGTATCCGCGACATATCCAAAGTTGGATATCATTGTGGGTGGGCAGGGTTTTTTATGGGGAGGACTGGATACGCTCAATAAATATCCTCAAGTGGAATATGTGGATTCCATTATCAAATTGGAACAATTAATTAAAAAGGGATAA